A window of Podarcis muralis chromosome 10, rPodMur119.hap1.1, whole genome shotgun sequence genomic DNA:
TCAGCTTTTTCCAAAGCTGGAGTCATATTTTCATATGGAGATTTCAGCAATGTGATTCTGCCATTTGCTGTTGACACTCAGAATCACTTCCAGTGTTTGACTCCTTGGATTAAATGCAAGATCCAGTATATGCATACATGATCCTTAAGCAAATCTGTTTatacaaaccaccaccaccaccaccacttgctttagagcaggagtggggaactagAAACacttcagatgtttctggactacaatgcccatcattccTGCCCACTGGCCAccctggctaaggctgatgggaatccAATGGCAGTGGGCTACagattttccccatccctcctttaGACCGCAGTGACCAAGGGCTGGGATGCAATGAGGCTGAGGTCCAACACAAGCTTGTACGCACTTAAGCTCATTGGCtcatatttgacttcactttggTGTTTTTCTTCCATGCTAGCAcccttggctccccccccccccttgtgttaCGTGCCTTGTGATGACAAATGTCATGTGTGAATTTGGCCATCATGGATATTGTGGCAGCACCTTCACCAGGGGCTGCTATCATAGGAATTGCTAGCGGACGTACCTGTTCGTAGCTTGGCTAACTTGTGCATGTTAACATTGAGTTTCAGCATTAGAACTCCATAAAAAAGTGGAGAAATGTTGCAAGGCAACAAAATCTCACCACTTTTGAAGTTAGCACTTTATCTTGCAGCACTGACATCATGGGTATCCACGTTGGGGTCCCTCCCTGCATGAACCATAAcctccaggttcccagcttgctTCCTTTTTTAAGGTTAggtttctagcatttgtagacCCTGAAGTATGAGAAAAAATGTACGTTTACcaatcttttcatttttaatgggaAATTAGCCTGCTCCCCGCTTTCAGCATTTTACTCCTTCCTCATGGACACTCCCTCCTAAATATTCCTATGGATGTCCAGGTCTGTAACATTGGTTCTAGAACCACATCAAAGAGATTGGAACGTCTGTGGACAACAGCAGATGACAAAGTAGGACATTTACAGTATAGCTTGATCCCTATGCATTCTATATTTCAAGAGATAGGCATGTTGTGGGTGTGTGACAGCCTTATGCAGTTGTTTCACCCAAGACGACAGCCAACTCGATCATAAAGAGCTATGCAGGGAGCTGTATATTGAAACGGGCAATAAATAATTGAGGGTGAAGTCACATGACCTTCATGGCTATAGCAGGATTCCTCCCTACCTGGTATCTGGTTACACTTAAGGATCAAGTTCTAACATCCTGGCTGGTGAATTATTAAACCCCCACTAGCCGCGTTTTCAAAGTAAGTGTGCCGTCTCTTCTGTGGTGTTGGAGAGGAGGCTAAGGGTGTGTGGAACTGGATTAATACATGTTCCTGAGGACTGTAGACCTCAACATTTCCGATCCTTGGGAGGAACTCTCGGGTCGTTGTTAAacactggagggtatggagcagtCCTACAGATCTACCATCTCTATCTACAAGGTGAGGCTTGGTTCCTTGTGTGCGTGTTCTGGAACATAAGAACTACTATGGATTGGCTGAAGGAAATGTTAATTAGAACGACTTAATGAAGGGGTTGGACAAGAGAGGGATAAAAGGAACCGAAGATCTGGCACTGGGAAAACAATAAATAGGGAAATTTGCTTGATTCTTAACATCTTTGATCCAGATCTCAGATGATACACATTCAAGGGATGTGGATTTTGAACCCGGAACAGGCAGTCGTTACAATCTGTGACAGCACAAACCACGTGGCACTTGCCCTGAAAGAGGCTCTTAACCTGATCAGGTCTGCGGACAAATTGATAGCTGCTTCACCCTTTATGTAGCATTAATATTCACTGCCATTATACTAGAGTTTCCAAGCAAGCATGGAGTGGCTGGAGGTGGGTGCGCTTCTGAAACACTCCTGGCTGTGTCCTAGAGAGCTCTCAAGGCATAGGCCCCAACAGGGGCACACAGCATGTTTCAGAAAAAGCCACTGCCATTCACTCTGGTGTAGTCATGACAGTCACGATTGCTGCATAATATGTAAAGTGGCCAAGGTGGAAGTAGCAGAAGCGGATGTCCTGCTTTTTACTGTTTAACACAAGGCTCACATGGGACTCCTTCCATAAGGGAATTAGATCCAATTCAAGACAGACTTGGACTTCAGGCTTAAAGATGTAGCACATGagagaggcagcagcagaggagaTGCCAGGGTGGGCAATATCTTAAAAGCAGAAGGTTGCTATCTAGTTGTTCAATGGGGTGGCAATGGACGTAACACTTCTATTCTTTACATTTCAATAATCCTGGGAGGCGTTTGCTATTTCTACACTATTTGGCCTAGCTGAGCTGAAACGGTTGCAGGCGAGAATCTGTTGTTTTACGTTTAGAACAGAGTTCTATCTTACTTGCCTTTCCTCTACATGGAAAAGCCTCCAGTGCTGATCATTTTGGTTATCTTCCTCTGAATTTTTCACAACTCCACAATAGCCTGTTCCCCAAAGTGGGTGCTTCCAATTTGCTGCCAAGGTTAGGGAAGCCAATGAGGTGCCTTTCTGTTTTTACTGGACTCCAGCTCGCATcagcccagccaacatggccaaggatcatggatgatgggagctggagtccagcaacatctggcaggcaacacattggctacccctgccataGGGAGTGTTTCCACCAAAAAGGTTTCCTCGGGTGATTGAGAGCCATGCTAATATGCTGttgtatgtgtttgttttttaaatccttcCTTCACGTGGATGGTTCACAGAGCATCCTGGAACAGTTTAACCCAGCTCTGGAGAATCTGGTCTACCTGGGTAACAAGTATGTGCAGGCTTTCCATGGTGAGTGGCGATGTTAACTGACTGTCTGCAGGTGAGAAGTGAATATCCGTGTCCACCGTGTTGGCCCATCAGCCCTATGGAGATGTTTGACGTACACCTGGGGCTATGACGAAACTAAGATTGTGGCTGTTCACTTTGCCTCCTCAGCATGCCCAAGGACCACATGTAGAGAAGAACACCTGCACAAGGACACTTGtgtacagtagtagtagtaataataatttatttatttgtaccccgcccacctggctgggtttccccagccactttgggagacttccaacaaagattaaaaatacattaaaatgtcacacataaaaaacttccttgatgtcttcagatgtcttctaaatgtcaggtaattgtttatctctttgacatctgatgggagggtgttccacagggcgggcaccactaccaagaaggccctctgcctggttccctgtagctttgcttcttgcagtgagggaattgccagaaggccctcagctctggacctcagtgcccgggcggaacaatgggggtggagacactccttcaggtatactgggtatactccttcaggtatacagtagaCATGAATTGCATATGTAGTACACATGTAACATACCAAGCACACAACTGATGCCATTGTATATACAGTCATCTCCAGTGCTCGACCTATGGTGTCCTTGAGGGAGGAGTCAGCAAGTCTAATCAGAAGCCCATCCTCCTTGCTCCTATGCCAGCTGTCACAacagcaactggagggcaccCAGTCTGGGATGGCTTTCACGGGGGGTTCTGGGTGCTGCTGACAAGTCTTCTGAAGATGGTGGAAGGAAGTGAGGAGGGGTGGGCCAGGGAGGGTGGCAGCAAATGGAAGAAAGCAGAAATGGAGAGCAAAGGGGAGGAGatgtgaaggaggagcaaaaaagatGAGGAGttgcaggcagggaggggaagCCTCCTAATTCTCCTCCTTGAAATTTCTGCAGCGTTATCCGAGGCTGCTGATGTCTATTTTACAGCAATCCAAAAGATCGGGGAGCAAGCCTTGCAGAGCTCTACTTCGCAAATATTGGGTAAGATTCCTGCTGCTGCACTCTACTCTTCTGAAGGTCCAAGACCCCTGAAGTGGTGGGAGCAGGAGTTGCCCCCACATATTTTCCTGTCAGCATTCCTGTGTTTGTTAAGAGGGGAGGGGgtgttactgggttgttgtttttattgtgattatatatattgtggttttatattttgattttgttctgtgaaccaccctgagacctctgggtatagggcggtatataaattctatcaATCAATAAGAAATAAGAGCTGCAGAATGTTATCTAGTCTAGAGATGAAACTGGCCTATTGTTTTCCTATAATTTTATAAGACCGaatgcaagaagagccctgctggatcaggcccaattgcccatCTGGTCCAGGATCCCTGTTCTCATGGTGTCCAACCCGATCAAGCAGGACTCAAGGGCCACAGTGACCCCCCCCAATGGAATTTCAAGCAACTCATATTCAAAGGcttactgcctcccacagtggagGCATTAGAGGTCCTGGGCAGAGTTTGGGTTTGCATGTCACATTAAAACGTAGCTTAAAAGAAACGATGGTTTAACAGGAGTGTGCAGTGTGCACTGAAAAATTCTCGCTCTGTTCCTGCTACTTTCATGCTGCTGGGAATCCAGCCAGAGCCTAGTTTGTTGTGTCACCTGAACCTTGGTTATCACTTGTGATTTGTTTacagagaaacaaaccacaagcctgggtcTGGACATCGCAGCAAGCCAGACTCTGGCTTGTTTCCCAGTAGCAGACCAGGAGAGGAGTGGAGAGAAAACGTTTTGGCAGTGTTCACCACGAAGCTCCATGTCCATGCAAAACCATAGTTCATTTTTCACTCTTGCTTGAGGCAGAAATCAGAAGAGAACTGTTTGTAATGAATGCATTCTTTGAGTGAATGCTGGActtctgttcttttttattttattttatggtaaACAAAAAACCAATGAAACATCCAGCTAAAAGTAATTATAAAAACAGTAATAAGAACAAGAAAAATAACATtgcaatataaataatataaatataaataatataaataatataaatgttcATAGAAAGCTTAAAAAAGAATTCATAGTGCAAAATATATTCCATAGTGGAATACAAGGTTCATATTTAAACCAAACAtatgaaataataatgaatgggCTTATATTCAAATGATATGTGAGAAATGTAAGATGCTTTTTTAGAGTCTTGTGTGAAAATATCCTACAGAGCAACAGAATGTTTCACATTCCACTTCAGTTCCTCTTCATCTGCTCATGTGGTTCAGAAAATTTTAACCTGGTTTTCACCTAGAAACTCAATTTTTAAGACAACTAAAAAGAAAATTAGCTCCACCCTCCATACCTTTGGTTTAACTTCAAACAGTGCAATCTTACACACATTGACTCATAAGTAAGCCTCAGCAGGAGTCAAACAGGACTTTCCCTAGATTGCATTCTGAATCGCTTCTCACAGACTTTTCATACAGGTTATCAAAGTAATTATAATAACTGAACTTTCGTTCCAAGATAACACTTTGCATAAGGTCATATATCACTGGCACTTGGATAATAGGTCATTTATTGTTTTCAGTATATAGGGCAAAGTTCCTCATCAGTCTTTATCTACCCTTAAATTCATTCTTCCTCATGTCaccctgtcagaacaggatgctggactagacgggactttggcctgatccagcagggcttgtctTTTGCTCAAGAATTTCACAAAGAATTCTCTTTCTTCCTTGAAGGTGAAATCTTGATACAAATGTCTGACACCCAAATTAACTTGAACCGCAAGCTGGAAGCAGTCGTGAGTATCTGGGAGGGACATTTGTGCAATAATGGGAGGTTGTATAGGGAAATAGCCGAGTCTCATGCTTGTGATTCTAACATGGTGGTTGGGTTTCATGTGTGTAATAGAAGGGAGAATTTATTTTCCTGTTGCTTTGCTTGCCTATTGCTCACATTTGTCCATGCACAAGGAATAACATTATGTGTGAGTCTGCACAGTACATGTTTGCAACTGCTTGCCACTATTTTTATTTCTATAGTTATGCTTAGAAAGATTTGCATATGTGCTCAGTCATAAAACTCTCTAAGCAGTGTAGAACAAGTAAAAatatagctacagtggtacctcgggttaagtacttaattcgttccggaggtctgttcttaacctgaaactgttcttaacctgaagcaccactttagctaatggggcctcctcctcctgctgcgccgccggagcccgatttctgttctcatcctgaagcaaggttcttaacctgaagcactatttctgggttaaaggagtctgtaacttgaagcgtatgtaacctgaagcgtatgtaacctgaggtaccactgtatctagaatACATATCTATGGACTTGCTGAAATAAAGCTTTTGGCTGGTGTCTAAAATGATATTGGGTGGCTCTCTACCTAACATCAATAGGCAGAAATGGCCTCTGTAAAGTGGGGCACGTGGTTGTGACCATCCTAATCTAGCTCTATATTAGAGGCTAGTCTACAGTCACAGTTCTCCAGGGTTCAGGGATgaatggatctgtcaatttcagcttctctcagtTTTCCATCCCTGCCTCTAATCTTtctttcagttcttcacatttccacatccgtttgagatttttaaaaagtaatcatgaaagttcaccagcattttagtgcattttCTTTCCTAATATCCACATCTGTTTGCAATATCTTCTCATgtccatatttttgcaaagcatttccccctaatataatgcatttctctgtgttgtttttgctaagatatgcattttttaatgcacacttgactccagtatatgcatttttgtacacattacttgactggagttctgcactgcaaaatttagagaagtgtgaattttgaaggatggctgtgttttggtttttgggttgtttcagaaagtgagaattaggAAGAATTGCCTTTATATTTCAACTGAAtcacatttcttccccatccctacctgaaCCATACTCATgttcagactatttgtccatttagtccagtgttgtctactctgactggcaacatttctccagggtctcaggcagaggaggGTCTTCCCCATCACTTGTTACTTTGAAACTGGAGATAATGGTgatcatctgcatgcaaagcatgttctctctACCACTGGGCTACGACCGCTTTCCCACTTAATGCCCAGTTTTTTGAGCCAGGTGAGTGATGCTGAATTGGTTCCTAACAACTTCCTCTTCTCTGAGCAGGCGCAGACCTTCCATGCAGATTTGCTGCAGCACATGGAGAAGAACACTAAGCTGGATGTGCAGTTCATCAATGTGAGTGCCTGTCTCGCCCTTGTCTTCCGCTTTGAGCCATCCCTTTGGCTCCTGAAAGGCCTTGGCCTTGCGCACAGCAACACAGAATAGCAGAATAATGTACTGAGAGTTGCCAGGAGACCCCTATGAGAGAGCTATgatttccagagtagtttaacaataaATTCCTCTTCAGAgataactctgggaactgtagctctgtgcagagaacaggggtctcctaacagctctcagcacctttaatatataacagtccccaggattctttgggggaaaccaagactgtttcaagtggtatcatagcacattaaaagtatggtgtggctGTGTACCTGGACTCAGGAGCAATGAAAaagaactttgttgttgttaacGTACAGTCAAACCTTGCATCCCAAATGCTTCCGTTTtgtaatgttttggctcccgaacactgaaaacccggaagtaaacgctccagttttcgaacgttttttggaagccgaacatccgacacagcttccgcttgagtgcaggaagctcctgcaaccaattggaagccgcgcctcggttgtcaaacattttgaaagccaaatgggcttccagaacggattacgtttgacaaccgagatTTGACTGTATTCAGATTTATTTCAGCAAACTATTGTGCAGGGATTgggtcttgcccccccccccttagccagGAGTTTAGGCTTTTGTctttaaatgtatatattttaaaaatcttttcaaTGTGCCTGCTCATAGGATAGCCGGCAGCGATATGAGAAGGAACACAGACGCAGAACTGCCAACATAGATAAATGCATTTCGGATCTGTGGAGAATGGAGAGAATGCGAGACAAGAATGTCTGGGAGATGAAGGTGTGGAACAATATGGAGGCTGCTTTAAGATGGGTGGCCCCTTGGCACTGCCCAGTTGTTGCTCTTCAGCTGAAAGCTAGGAGTGGAATTGCGATTGGCTTTCcagactattgggggggggggagtcttgtgCTTTTAAAGTGCATGCACCCCATTATAGTCTGTCCGCACCAGTGGGTGAGACATATCTGCTTCGGGTGCTGCCATTTGAAGCTCAGCActcgtggtgtagtggttagggtgttggactgtggcctgggagaccagggttcaaatccccagtcagtcatgaagctcacttaggtgaccatgggccagtcactgcctctcaacacAACCTACCTCTCAGAGTTGTTGTGTGGACAATTTGGAAAGGGGGAGAGACATATACACCactttgaggtccttggaggaaagacgggaaagcaaaaataaataaatacatggcagttagcggccgctgagaccatataacaccggtcttgaaaggcctacactggctcccagtatgtttctgagcacaattcaaagtgttggtgctatgagaagccaagttacagggaaccaggcagagggctttctcggtagtggcaccagccctgtggaacgccctcccaccagatgtcaaagagaaaaataaccaccaaacttttagaagacatctgaaggcagcccagtttagggaagcttttaatgtttaataggttattgtattttagtgttctgttggaagccgcccagagtggctggggaaacccagccagatgggcggggtttaaataataaattatgatgatgatgatgatgatgaagcaaATTGCCTCTGGGTGTGggaccagccctgtggaacaccctcccaccagatgtcaaagagaaaaataaccaccaaacttttagaagacatctgaaggcagcccagtttagggaagcttttaatgtttaataggttattgtattttagtgttctgttggaagctgcccagagtggctggggaaacccagccagatgggcggggtataaataataaattattattattattattattattattattattattattattattatgaagcaaATTGCCTCTGGGTGTGGGGCAAGGAGATGATGAGTTAGTGCCCCTGGGGCCCTGGCTTGCCAGTTCACCTACCCAGCAGCTGCCACCCAGCTCCTGTGGCACTTTCCAGCCATTCCTATACCTCACTCTGAGGAAGGGGGTACCTCTTCAGAATAAGGAATTCTGGGTGACGGGTCCCGAGAAAGTGCTGCGCTGTTActgctgaaaaaaattaaaattactagTCGttcaacaaaaaaattaaaagaaaagggcTGCAGTGAAGCAGCAGGTGTGAACACACGCCTGGGCCCCAGAGGGTTCACTCTGAGGAAGGCTGACATAGATCATTTCTCCCCTCACTCCAGGAGAACATGATGCGCTTGCACACCGAGATGCAAGAATTTGTCACCGAGAGCCAGAAGGCTGCTGAGCTGGAGGAGAAACGCCGCTACCGCTTCCTAGCTGAGAAGCACCAGCTACTCTCCAATAACTTCCTGCAGTTTTACACCAGGGTAAGACATATGTAATATGAGGGAGGTTTGTAGGGAAAGGGCGCCTCAGCGAACCCAGATTTGATGGTGGAGGGGATGGCTTAATTTGGCATTAAAGGAGAAACAGGGAACTTGTGAccctctccaggtgttgttggactacagctcccatcatccttgatcattggccattctggctggggctgatgggaattgcagtggaACAACACccagaaagccacaggttcctcatttgTTGTATTAAAGGGAGTCTGGTGCGAAGCCTTCTCTTGGAGGGAACCAAGAGGCTTCCACTATAGCAAGAGACCCCAGTGCTTACCGTGAATAGCCACAAATCACCCAGTTAATCATAGAATATTAGAATGTGACAGTGCTGGAGGAACTCTGAGAACCCTGATTTCCAGATTTCAAAGAtatcaagtttctagcccttaaggAAGCAGCTAAGACACGGGAAATATATGGCTAACATTATTTGCTTGCTAAAAGCTCAGAAACTGGGGAAGGTAGGGAATCCATCGCCAGATGATGAAATGTTAGTACTCAGCACAGCTCCCGGTTTCTCTTCAGTACTAGTTTCCCTGATTTACAAGCTTGTTTCTCACCAACATTTTATGAGTGCTGACCTTCCTTGTCTCAGGGCTTATTTTGGTTCCTGTAAAAAGAGCTgggagaaaggaggggaaggaatTCTGCAAAGTCAAATCAAATTGCCTACAAATAACATAACCAAACACTGAATATTGAAAGAACAAGCACCCAGTTTGCATAACTGTATATATTCCAAATGCATTGTTTGGTTTTGTGTCGGAATCTCTTAAATATAGCGTCAAGTGGCCATTTTTACAACTTTACTTGCCAGGCAGAAATTTGTGGGACCTCTTCCATTAGACAAAGATTGGTGGTAGTGGTGATTTCTCCTTGCTGCAATCTTTGGGACTGCTGTTTTGAATAAGATGTGGGTCGCACCTCCAGCTTCCCCCTTTGTCATTATACTTCCCAGACTCTGTTATTGTCTTCTTTTCTCCTGTGAAGGCCTGTGCCATCATTCAGAGCAAGGCACCGCTGTGGAAGGAACAGCTGGAAGCCACCCGAAATCCTGCCCCAACCTCGCTCAGCAGCACAACGCTCAGCCCAGGTCATGCATCTGGCTCTCTGGCTCCTGCTCCTTCCCATCTCGAGATGGTAAGAAGATGAAAGGAACCTTGGGCAGGAAGGGTTTATGAAACGAGGCACAACTGGGGTATAATTACCAAAGTTGGCCATTGGGacactgtgtgcagttctggctgcattggggaacctcaggcctgtgggccaaatgtggccgTCTGGGCCTCTTCATCTGGCCCTTGAAACTATTCCCAAGCCACACACCCTCCCTAGTTCTGTGATACCCTTCACTGGCCTTGTTTCACATccaccttgagtgtttttgcctggctggaat
This region includes:
- the BAIAP2L2 gene encoding BAR/IMD domain-containing adapter protein 2-like 2, with product MEQSYRSTISIYKSILEQFNPALENLVYLGNKYVQAFHALSEAADVYFTAIQKIGEQALQSSTSQILGEILIQMSDTQINLNRKLEAVAQTFHADLLQHMEKNTKLDVQFINDSRQRYEKEHRRRTANIDKCISDLWRMERMRDKNVWEMKENMMRLHTEMQEFVTESQKAAELEEKRRYRFLAEKHQLLSNNFLQFYTRACAIIQSKAPLWKEQLEATRNPAPTSLSSTTLSPGHASGSLAPAPSHLEMPQRPLGDFSPVIAGRSASPFPQETAEMLPASQPETRRRTLQRTPSIGSVSTGQRSRSSSFGEQAAGRAEAGGKEGSSNSVLRVQAIAPHSAGSNRTLLQFSIGDIVTVLIPEAQNGWLYGRLEGTSTSGWFPEAFVKPLQEARDPEETTPRMFPLRSSRSVDELLDRPSTPSASNYWHNPSRPQSPGPSPALLGAGSRRSSSASAAATSDSKKPAGREHHPELFPRGTNPFATVKLRPTVTNDRSAPVIR